The Brassica oleracea var. oleracea cultivar TO1000 chromosome C7, BOL, whole genome shotgun sequence sequence AAGGGGAGAGTGACATGTGTTCACCCAAATCAATCGGTCCTTTTAGTGGGCTGTAATGGTTTCCTATTAATTTCAACCGTCTCTCTCTTAACTCTCTTCTCTTCGTATGCGAAAGTCTGCGACTCTGCGTCGCCGACGAGATAGTAAAAGACTGTTCTTCTTACTGCCATCGAATCTCCATCTGTATTATTATGTTTTGCCATTAATTCCGATGAAAACCTGTTAGAATCCGGCGGTTGTGTCTTTTCGATTGATTTTCATCTCACCAGCAAAAGAATTCTGGGATCGTTACGAAAATCAGATGAAATCAAACGTGGTCTTTATCACTATAAATAGGTAATCTCATTCCATTGAAACTCATATCTTCATTCCTCTCGATAGTATAGATTTCTAGAGCTAAGAATGGCTATACAAGTTTATTTTCAGTATTGATGCTGATGAGATTCGATCATATGAATAAGATTGTTCCAAATCCTCACGGTTTGGTTCCCGACGACTCAAAACAATTACTTCAACGGAGCCACCGTTAGCTATTTTGGCAGAGAAACGTGTCTGTTCCAGTGTCGGCCAGTTCTACAGAAGAAGACGACATTCCAAATATCAGTCACGGGACTGAGTTGGTGGAACATAGGTCAATATTCCGAAGCTCTAAGTAGTATGCCTAAGGTATAGTTATCCCTCTTTCTGCAATTTAGTAGAAAGGAGCTAGAAAGCATGTATTTACTGTTTGACTCGAGTAATATCAGAGAGTGAGATGGCAAATGATTGTTTTGCATTCCTCAAATTGTTTTAAAAACAACCATCTCCCCCCCTCCTATCTTTGTTCATGGAAGCCAATCTTTCCCTGTAAAATGCGAGAATTTTTTGGGTGGATCTCTTAAAAATCGGGTTCTCATCTTCCACCATATGCATAATTTATTCCATTTCAAGAGACGTTTGGTCTATATATTATCTTTGTTCAGTGATTTCAATATCCTAAGTTCTGATTAAGATTGATATTTATACATTCCGAAATTAAATCTTTTCGTTTTAGTTTGAAAGAAAAGAAAAGATTTAAACGTGAGGATAGAGAATTTTGTATGGTTAATATCGTGAGAATAGAGAATTCAGGATAATGATGTTGAACGTTTTAGCGCTTAAGTTGTATCTGCGTCATGTTTATCTGTCACATGCATTTCTGGTTTACTTTTAGGATTCACTTGGACTAAGAGAACTATACATGCTTTAAATGGTATGTTGTGGCATGTTTCAAATCATCATTGACGGCATTATTTACACTTGGGAAGACATCACATGTATTGACGTGTCCCTTAAGGTACAATATCTTACTTCTGGTATTGATGTACTATATTTTCCCTTTTGCTGCTTACGGCCCGAACCTCAGCTCCAGAGTGTTTATGTATTTATCTTCTCTTGCTCCACTTCATGTAGATAAGCCAATGGTGTGCAAAACATTTACGCGTGTATGTAATATCGATTGAGGAGCCTCAAGAGGAAGAGGATTCAAACAGTTTCTTTCAGGTTGGTGATGTTTGACGTTTCTGTAAGTACAATTCTGTAGAGCTAATGATTACTCGCTAACTGAGTTATTCATTGTTATGCAGCTTCTTTTGGATTAACTTCATTTTTCTGCTACAAGTCTAGAACTTTTTGGAAAAATATGTTTCATGAGTGATAGGGAATCATTTTAGTGATTCACAAGTAGTTCATTCTTTAAATCATTATATTTATGCAATCAACCCGTTAAAACTATAGAACAAAATCATGTAATAGGAAATAACTCAAAATTTATGGAAGACGTAACAGAAAAACGTAATAGGTTGTTACAAAAAAGCAGCAAGTATAACATCATCAAAACAAATCACAGCTTCAAAATATGGCACGGCCCAAATAAAGAGTTTATAAACGTGGGAGAAACTAATTGGACTAAAAGTGAGAGGAAACCGGTGAACCGGGCTTGCAAATCTTTGGCATAGAGAAAGACGATTGGTTTGATCTGGTTTACATGGAAGAAACTGGTGGTGACCGGTTTAAGGTTTGAGCTAAAAGTTCAACATAGATTTTCTGTGGTCAGTCTAGGGGTGTTCAATCCGGATATCGGTTCGGTTTAGGTTCGGTTTTTTTCGGTTTTCGGTATTTCGGTTAGTAAAATATAACTACCATTCTAAATCCATATTTACTTCGGTTCGGTTCAGTTTATATACCGTCAGTTTTTGGTTTATTCGGTTTATACCAAAAAATATAATTATTTAGTTTGAGATCATATAAAATGAATTTTAGAATCATATTATCAACACAGTCATTTATTAAAAATATATTACATGTTCAAATAAATGAACAAAAAAGTAAAAATGCTTCTACCANNNNNNNNNNNNNNNNNNNNNNNNNNNNNNNNNNNNNNNNNNNNNNNNNNNNNNNNNNNNNNNNNNNNNNNNNNNNNNNNNNNNNNNNNNNNNNNNNNNNNNNNNNNNNNNNNNNNNNNNNNNNNNNNNNNNNNNNNNNNNNNNNNNNNNNNNNNNNNNNNNNNNNNNNNNNNNNNNNNNNNNNNNNNNNNNNNNNNNNNNNNNNNNNNNNNNNNNNNNNNNNNNNNNNNNNNNNNNNNNNNNNNNNNNNNNNNNNNNNNNNNNNNNNNNNNNNNNNNNNNNNNNNNNNNNNNNNNNNNNNNNNNNNNNNNNNNNNNNNNNNNNNNNNNNNNNNNNNNNNNNNNNNNNNNNNNNNNNNNNNNNNNNNNNNNNNNNNNNNNNNNNNNNNNNNNNNNNNNNNNNNNNNNNNNNNNNNNNNNNNNNNNNNNNNNNNNNNNNNNNNNNNNNNNNNNNNNNNNNNTGCCCTAGGTCAGTCGACAATTTTTTTTAAAAAATCTAATTACAAGTCAAAGTAGAATAAACATGAAAAACCAATTAAAACAGTTACACTTTTGCTTTTTTTTTTTTTTTTTTTTCACGATGAGATACAAAGATAAATCTTAGTATGAATCGGCGAAAGCCAAGTTGCGAATGTCGATCCAGTGTGGCACACACGTGTTAATATATGAGAAAACACGCTTCCTTGTTCGAGCATGTCTTGCGAGGAAGTCTGCTTTGGTGTTACTGGATCTGCTCTTGTAGACCACTTGTCCATCTTGGTAGTGCGTCCACAGAGTTTTAAACTCGTTAAGTTCAGCTGCAAAGGCTGGCCAGTCTTCAGGTGTAGCGATCATTTTGACTAGCTCTTGAGAGTCAGTAACAAAATAATTGCAGTAACGCTGATTGCGAGATAAACATTTCAGAGCCCATATCAAACTTTTTAGTTCAGTATGAAGCGGTGAGATTTGTCTATGGCAGCCTTGGAGCCTGAGGATATCTATTGAGCCGTCTTGTAGCTGTAGGATCCAGCCTACTCCACTCGTGGTTTCATCATTTTTCCACGATCCGTCCACCCTACATATGGTACCTCAGTGGGGGTTCTTGGTATGCATTCCATGGTGCTTTCACATGGGTCGATCTCTTCATTGGCCAAAAACCATGCATTACATTCACGTATCGCCAGATCAATCGTGTCAATAGGTGAGAAGTCACGTCCATTAAACAACTTTTCGTTCCGGCCTTTCCATATATACCAAATAATCCAAGGGAAGACCCTGGTTAATTCCTCCATAGTTCCACCCGAATTGGATCTTGAGAGGAGGTAATCCATATTGGTATAGAGATTTTCAGATGGAAAGACTCCCGGAGCCGAAGGAATCGTTGAGAGGGCCCAGCATTGCATAGCAGGAGGGCATGTAAAAAACGTGTGGTTAATAGTTTCCTCAGCATAGCCACATCTTGGGCAGCTAGGATCGTTCCCAATATGTCTTTTGAAAAGTCTTTCATTGACTGAAATTGCCCCTGATAGAATCTGCCACATAAAATGGCAGATTTTTTTTCCGCTTTTGACTTTCCAAATTTTTTTCTTGAGCGGGTTGAGGGAAGGTAGCTGATTCCTAAATTCAGTATCCTCATCTGGTTTTGATCTTGCAAGCATGTAGCCTGACTTGACCGAGTATTTCCCAGAAGTGGTTAGGTTCCAGCAATATCCATCCCGACTGGGATTTCTATTGAGATTTAAGCTTCGAACCAACGGTATGTCATTGGGGTGGAGCAAATTCCTGAGTTTAGGAATGTTCCACTCTTTTTCACAGGATCGATTAGGTCAGACACTCTCAAGTTCGTATCATAATCATGTGTTATCGTAGGAGGCCTGGCGGTCTCATCCGGTATCCACGAGTCATGCCAAACCAGTGCATCTTCCCCTGTTCCTATTGTTCGTCTAAGACCTTTAGTGACAAGATCTTTTGCAGCCATAATGCTTCTCCAACCATAGGATTGTCTTGAAGCTTTTGGTGCTTTGAAAAGATGTGAATTTCGAAAATACCTCCCTTTAAGGACTCTTGTAAGTAAAGAATTTGGGTTGTGTTCCAATCGCCAAAGTTGTTTAGCTAATAAAGCTATATTAAATTCTTCGAGCAATCGGAACCCATTCCCTCCATCCTTCTTGGAGAGGCAGAGTTTGTCCCATGATATCCAATGCATACCTTTTGAGGTTGGGCCAGAGCCCCACCAAAAATTAGATGTCGCACTAGATATCTTTTTACATAGTCCTTTAGGGAGGAGGTAGAACGACATTGGGAATGTCGGAATGGCTGCTACTACAGATTTGATCATGACTTCTTTGCCGGCTCTGGAAAGGTATTTTGCCGTCCATCCATTAACTTTCTTATGAAGATTGTTTTGGACATAGGCAAAGGCCTGGGTCTTAGAGCCTTGGAGTAGCTCCGGGATGCCTAAATATTTTCCATTGCCGCTTTAAGTTGTAATGCCTAAGATATTCTGCAGGTTTTCCATATTTTCTTGGGGCACTTTTTTACCGAAAGTGATAGCTGATTTCTCAAGATTAATTCTTTGTCCAGAGCCAATTCCATAAGTGTTTAGAGCGTTGAGTAGGCTGTTTCATTGTTTTGGGACTGCTTTACAGAAGAAGAGGCTGGCATCTGCAAAGAGGAGATGAGATATCGGAGGACTTGTGTAACATCCCCGTCCCATAGTCTGAACTGGATCAGTCCAAGGTCGGACTGATCAGACGGGACATACATGTTGGACATGTCATATGGATGGTACTGGTCAGGTTAAGACGATATTGTCTGTCCGAACATAGCAGTCAAGCTT is a genomic window containing:
- the LOC106302351 gene encoding uncharacterized mitochondrial protein AtMg00310-like, translating into MIKSVVAAIPTFPMSFYLLPKGLCKKISSATSNFWWGSGPTSKGMHWISWDKLCLSKKDGGNGFRLLEEFNIALLAKQLWRLEHNPNSLLTRVLKGRYFRNSHLFKAPKASRQSYGWRSIMAAKDLVTKGLRRTIGTGEDALVWHDSWIPDETARPPTITHDYDTNLRVSDLIDPVKKSGTFLNSGICSTPMTYRWFEA